A window of Chloracidobacterium sp. N contains these coding sequences:
- a CDS encoding glycosyltransferase gives MKPIVFCTIAAKNYFACIRTLADSLRAQHPQADVAALVVDRDELPPLAADGMALQLHGPADFLPETRFRPMAFKYDVTELCTAVKPFYLSHLFRQGYRKVVYLDPDILVLRPLDIVLDALDQSNIVLTPHLVEPLPLDDKIPTEVNILQAGAYNLGFIGLAAGAETERMLAWWSRRLEDFCFNEVSKGLFVDQKWIDLVPGLFDGVQVLRHPGLNVAYWNLRERDITQQDGEFFAKGEPILFFHFSGYDTSHPTVISRHLSRYTLKEYPVVAPLFERYTKLLAANGHARYRRIPYGFATFDNGFPIEPAMRRQYAEALRQGRQFGDPFAAGGRRSFFQEITGIEPVELPMGVNIAGYFRAELGIGEAARGYVRVIQKLGYATSLYDFSDTAPSRKLDATFGEFSRDNPFGINLICVNADQVEVFASRTTEDFFQDRYNIGLWAWELPDFPSEWVPCARRFDEIWTASHFIRASLEKSLETPVYTIPHVVEPGAVTPRSKSYFGLREDEFCFLYSFDFNSTFERKNPLAAVAAFKRAFRPDEPVCLVLKCINEHLAPESFARLTAAVQGSNIRILNGYLSREDKHALTQACDAYISLHRSEGFGLTIAEAMYFGKPVIATGWSGNMDFMTPDNSFPVEVTPVAIRETTHVYRAGNIWAEPNVGHAARLMREVCDHPEAARARGEQAARDMREYHSIAAIGRVVEARLREIERCRRAKVIQRALAARQEPASAPAAPPAVTTPDLPVAIQNGYQGGQGWQLALRSQPELVRQMLPLPGEAYVEDSKVGTLGRLSKRLLARLFRFYIFHQNKLNVHLQGRVMELTEDVHRLNEALAELRARLLHPDKH, from the coding sequence ATGAAACCCATTGTCTTCTGCACCATCGCAGCCAAAAACTACTTTGCCTGCATTCGGACGCTGGCCGATTCCCTCCGGGCGCAGCATCCCCAGGCGGATGTTGCCGCGTTGGTGGTGGACCGCGACGAACTGCCGCCCCTGGCGGCAGACGGGATGGCGCTTCAGCTTCACGGGCCGGCGGACTTTCTGCCGGAAACCCGCTTTCGCCCGATGGCTTTCAAATACGATGTCACCGAGCTGTGCACGGCGGTCAAACCGTTTTACCTCAGCCATCTTTTCAGGCAGGGCTACCGGAAGGTGGTCTATCTTGACCCGGACATTCTCGTGCTGCGGCCGCTGGACATCGTTCTTGACGCGCTTGACCAGTCCAACATCGTCCTGACGCCCCATCTGGTCGAGCCGCTGCCGCTCGACGACAAAATCCCGACTGAAGTCAACATCCTCCAGGCCGGTGCATACAACCTGGGCTTCATCGGACTGGCAGCCGGAGCCGAAACCGAACGGATGCTGGCGTGGTGGAGCCGGCGGCTGGAAGACTTTTGCTTCAACGAAGTCAGCAAAGGGCTGTTTGTCGATCAGAAGTGGATTGATCTTGTGCCGGGGCTGTTTGACGGCGTGCAGGTGCTGCGTCATCCGGGTCTCAACGTGGCGTACTGGAACCTGCGCGAGCGGGACATCACGCAGCAGGACGGTGAGTTTTTTGCCAAAGGTGAGCCGATCCTGTTCTTTCACTTCAGCGGCTACGATACGTCCCACCCGACCGTCATCTCCCGGCATCTGTCGCGCTACACGCTGAAAGAGTACCCGGTGGTTGCGCCGCTGTTTGAGCGTTACACGAAGCTGCTGGCAGCCAACGGCCACGCGCGCTACCGCCGGATTCCCTATGGTTTTGCGACGTTTGACAACGGCTTTCCCATCGAGCCGGCCATGCGCCGCCAGTACGCCGAAGCTCTCCGGCAGGGGCGGCAGTTTGGTGATCCTTTTGCAGCGGGTGGGCGGCGTTCCTTCTTTCAGGAAATCACCGGCATTGAGCCGGTTGAGCTGCCGATGGGTGTCAACATTGCCGGTTACTTTCGGGCCGAACTGGGCATCGGCGAGGCGGCGCGGGGGTATGTCCGCGTCATTCAGAAGCTGGGCTATGCCACAAGCCTGTATGACTTTTCCGATACGGCCCCAAGCCGGAAACTCGATGCCACATTTGGCGAATTTTCACGTGACAACCCCTTTGGCATCAATCTTATATGTGTCAACGCCGACCAGGTCGAGGTGTTTGCCAGCCGGACAACAGAGGATTTCTTCCAGGATCGGTACAACATCGGTCTGTGGGCGTGGGAACTGCCGGACTTTCCTTCCGAGTGGGTGCCATGTGCGCGCCGCTTTGATGAAATCTGGACGGCCAGCCACTTCATTCGCGCCAGCCTCGAAAAAAGCCTTGAAACGCCGGTGTACACCATTCCCCACGTGGTCGAGCCGGGGGCAGTGACGCCGCGCAGCAAGTCGTATTTCGGGCTGCGTGAGGATGAGTTTTGTTTCCTCTACTCTTTTGACTTCAACAGCACGTTCGAGCGGAAAAACCCACTGGCGGCAGTGGCAGCCTTCAAGCGCGCCTTTCGCCCCGACGAGCCGGTGTGTCTCGTGCTCAAGTGCATCAACGAGCATCTGGCGCCGGAGTCCTTTGCCCGGCTCACAGCGGCCGTCCAGGGAAGCAACATCCGTATTCTGAATGGCTATCTCTCGCGGGAAGACAAGCATGCGCTGACCCAGGCCTGTGATGCCTACATTTCGCTGCACCGCTCGGAAGGCTTCGGGCTGACGATTGCCGAAGCGATGTACTTTGGGAAGCCGGTCATTGCCACGGGCTGGTCGGGCAACATGGACTTCATGACGCCGGACAACAGCTTTCCGGTTGAGGTTACACCGGTGGCCATTCGTGAAACCACGCATGTCTATCGCGCCGGGAACATCTGGGCGGAGCCAAATGTCGGGCACGCGGCGCGGCTGATGCGGGAAGTCTGTGACCACCCGGAAGCGGCCCGCGCGCGCGGTGAGCAGGCGGCGCGTGACATGCGGGAATACCATTCGATTGCAGCCATCGGCCGTGTGGTGGAAGCCCGGCTGCGTGAGATTGAACGTTGCCGCCGGGCGAAAGTCATCCAGCGCGCCCTGGCCGCACGCCAGGAACCGGCATCAGCACCGGCGGCCCCGCCGGCCGTGACGACGCCAGACCTGCCGGTGGCTATCCAGAATGGCTATCAGGGCGGTCAGGGGTGGCAACTGGCGCTGCGCTCGCAGCCCGAACTGGTGCGGCAGATGTTGCCGCTGCCCGGCGAAGCGTACGTGGAAGATTCCAAAGTGGGCACGCTGGGGCGTCTCTCAAAGCGCCTGCTGGCGCGACTGTTCCGGTTCTACATCTTCCACCAGAACAAGCTCAATGTGCACCTTCAGGGACGGGTGATGGAGTTGACGGAGGATGTCCACCGTCTGAACGAAGCCCTGGCGGAGTTGCGCGCCCGGCTCTTGCACCCGGACAAGCACTGA
- a CDS encoding glycosyltransferase: MKSLLDYYRRHPHRIRQAVQTAHRLWRTEGVRGVWRHIQTRMAEEGRTAPPRCPYRRWVARYDRLTDVDRRRIRERLARLTHRPLFSILMPVCDPDPRWLQAALASVTRQLYPHWQLCIADDASTRPEVHRCLAEAARADDRVRVVYRPTRGHIAAASNSALELATGDFITFLDHDDVLAEHALACLAVALDEQPETDVIYTDEDQIDMRGQRFAPHFKPGWSPELLRGCHYLSHLTVYRATKVRAVGGFRPGLDGAQDYDLCLRITAQTDPARIRHLPHVLYHWRVTAGSTAGRHEAKPYAMAAGERALAEHLAQVAPGAEVTRTPTGRYRVRYPLPAPLPRVSILMGTRDQAELTRTALDGVLNATDYANLEVVLVDNGSREAETLALFETLRQDARVRVMRYDAPFNFSAINNLAAHHATGDVLVLLNNDVQIIHADWLREMVSHVMRPEVGIVGARLLYPDDTIQHVGVVLGIRGLPGHVHRGEPRTARSIPSNVQLLWNEVARDVSAVTAACLAIRRTVFETVGGLDAEHLPVAFNDVDLCLRVQEHGYRILVTPHAELYHLESASRGSDQRPERRAAFQRECEYMLARWGARLADDPYYNPNLTLERLDASPARPRRPYFFRESS, from the coding sequence GTGAAGTCGCTGCTCGATTACTACCGTCGCCATCCACATCGGATTCGGCAGGCTGTGCAGACGGCGCACCGACTCTGGCGGACTGAAGGCGTGCGAGGGGTTTGGCGGCATATCCAGACGCGCATGGCCGAAGAAGGACGCACCGCGCCGCCACGCTGCCCGTATCGCCGATGGGTGGCGCGCTACGACCGCCTGACCGATGTTGACCGACGGCGCATCCGGGAACGTCTTGCCCGGCTGACCCATCGCCCGCTGTTTTCAATCCTCATGCCGGTGTGTGATCCTGACCCGCGATGGTTGCAGGCCGCACTGGCTTCCGTCACCCGTCAACTCTATCCCCACTGGCAGCTTTGCATTGCCGATGACGCCTCGACCCGCCCTGAAGTACACCGGTGTCTGGCCGAAGCGGCCCGGGCGGATGACCGCGTACGTGTCGTCTATCGTCCGACGCGCGGCCACATTGCTGCCGCTTCCAACAGCGCCCTGGAACTTGCCACCGGCGATTTCATCACCTTTCTCGACCACGACGACGTGCTGGCCGAGCACGCGCTGGCCTGCCTGGCCGTGGCCCTTGATGAACAGCCTGAAACCGACGTGATCTACACGGATGAAGACCAGATCGACATGCGGGGGCAGCGCTTTGCCCCACACTTCAAGCCCGGCTGGAGTCCAGAGTTGTTACGCGGCTGCCATTACCTTTCCCATCTGACCGTCTATCGGGCAACGAAGGTGCGCGCCGTCGGCGGTTTTCGTCCGGGGCTGGACGGCGCGCAGGATTATGACCTGTGTCTGCGCATCACGGCGCAGACCGATCCGGCACGAATTCGGCATCTGCCGCACGTGCTCTACCACTGGCGGGTGACGGCCGGTTCCACGGCCGGGCGGCACGAAGCCAAACCTTACGCCATGGCGGCCGGAGAGCGGGCGCTGGCCGAACATCTCGCCCAGGTCGCGCCGGGGGCGGAAGTGACCCGGACGCCGACCGGACGCTATCGGGTACGTTATCCGTTACCAGCACCACTGCCGCGTGTCAGCATTCTGATGGGCACGCGCGACCAGGCGGAACTGACCCGTACGGCACTTGACGGAGTGCTGAACGCCACGGATTACGCGAATCTTGAAGTCGTCCTCGTGGACAACGGCAGCCGCGAAGCTGAAACGCTGGCGCTGTTTGAAACCCTGCGGCAGGACGCACGGGTGCGCGTCATGCGCTATGACGCACCATTCAACTTTTCGGCCATCAACAACCTGGCCGCGCATCATGCGACCGGAGACGTACTTGTGCTGCTCAACAACGATGTGCAGATCATCCACGCGGACTGGCTGCGGGAGATGGTTTCGCACGTCATGCGCCCGGAGGTTGGCATCGTTGGCGCGAGGCTGCTGTACCCGGACGACACGATTCAGCACGTGGGCGTCGTGCTGGGGATTCGGGGCTTGCCCGGACACGTGCACCGGGGCGAACCACGGACGGCGCGCAGCATTCCTTCCAACGTCCAACTTCTGTGGAATGAAGTTGCCCGTGACGTTTCGGCGGTGACGGCCGCCTGTCTGGCCATCCGCCGGACGGTGTTTGAAACCGTTGGCGGCCTCGATGCCGAACACCTGCCGGTAGCCTTCAACGATGTGGATTTGTGCCTGCGGGTGCAGGAACATGGCTATCGCATTCTTGTGACGCCGCATGCCGAACTCTACCATCTGGAATCGGCCTCGCGTGGTTCCGACCAGCGCCCGGAGCGGCGCGCCGCCTTTCAACGGGAGTGCGAGTACATGCTGGCGCGGTGGGGGGCGCGGCTGGCCGATGACCCGTACTACAATCCAAACCTGACCCTGGAACGTCTGGACGCCTCACCCGCCCGTCCACGCCGGCCCTATTTCTTTCGGGAGTCATCCTAG
- a CDS encoding HAD family phosphatase has product MPLRAVVFDYGKVLCQPQPPAVREALATRLGVPREAFEAAYGRFRLEYDRGTLDDVAYWQSVVQACGRTLDAETALWLAGVDARGWSHPNLSLVDWAGQVRQAGFQTAILSNMQRSLRQRLEELCPWLPEVDAAVFSSDLGYVKPEPEMYRRVVELLAVAPQEALFIDDVEANVAGARQVGLSALRFTDVPTLRQALTAFPELPPIL; this is encoded by the coding sequence ATGCCGCTCCGGGCGGTGGTGTTCGATTACGGCAAGGTGCTTTGTCAGCCGCAGCCGCCGGCTGTCCGGGAAGCTCTGGCAACACGTTTGGGTGTGCCACGGGAAGCCTTTGAAGCGGCCTATGGGCGGTTTCGGCTCGAATATGATCGCGGCACGCTCGACGATGTGGCCTACTGGCAGTCCGTGGTGCAGGCTTGCGGACGGACGCTCGATGCCGAGACGGCGTTGTGGCTGGCTGGTGTTGATGCGCGAGGTTGGTCACATCCCAACCTGTCGCTTGTGGACTGGGCCGGGCAGGTCCGGCAGGCCGGTTTTCAGACGGCGATTCTCTCCAACATGCAGCGCAGTTTGCGGCAGCGGTTGGAGGAATTGTGTCCATGGTTGCCGGAAGTGGATGCGGCGGTTTTTTCCAGTGACCTTGGCTATGTCAAGCCGGAGCCGGAGATGTACCGCCGGGTGGTGGAGCTGTTGGCCGTTGCACCGCAGGAGGCGCTGTTTATTGACGACGTGGAAGCGAATGTTGCTGGGGCGCGGCAGGTGGGACTGTCTGCGTTGCGGTTCACCGATGTTCCAACGCTGCGACAGGCGTTGACCGCGTTTCCCGAACTACCGCCAATCCTGTGA
- a CDS encoding PAS domain-containing sensor histidine kinase, giving the protein MSHPTNDPVAPELFAAVFQSLDIPIVVVDYATRRVVAVNRAFTSESGYTAEQLIGRETRELSLFPSEESRDRLYATLAEQKQLTTTVVGQAPDGNVAELTLCLSLAEVGGRRYMVIYTKFMNTLLDETHQVEQRLRDVLAVVPGVIYQYRYDAARKGRFTYLSNKTEALCGITAKDIVMHEGCFWEHVPYEHRREARDSFAAAAANRSPWEWKFPLRHVRTGEEHWFYCIAFPKMLPDGGTLWTGFVSDITQLHRLQEAQQAAQTLLQEERLQKNKLESLGTLAGGIAHDVNNLLAVLTGNLGLIKRDTSLGEESQRRLESIERATERAKLLAKQLLTFAKGGDPVLESVSPEVFVVEPMQYILEGRGVDVTFHLATPLWRVRADVGQLSQVFQNLATNAADAMPEGGQVRVHLQNRTLGEQDVPGLAAGDYVHISVTDTGSGIAPEHLSRVFDPYFTTKAEGYGLGLAIVYSVISKHGGHIAVTSTLGVGTRFDVYLPARKTMEVTLESAVLTGDEADRIANRRLLVMDDDELVREMLGTALETFGYGVVACRAGEEAIERYQAAMANGSPFLAVILDLHINRGMGGRETLERLRQLDPQVTAIVCSGYHDDSIMANYRLYGFAAKLPKPFDIEALGAVLGRLFPDASKP; this is encoded by the coding sequence ATGAGTCATCCCACAAACGATCCTGTTGCGCCAGAGCTGTTTGCCGCGGTCTTTCAAAGTCTTGACATCCCCATCGTTGTTGTGGACTACGCCACCCGCCGCGTCGTCGCCGTCAACCGGGCTTTTACCAGCGAATCCGGCTACACTGCTGAACAACTTATCGGGCGGGAAACCAGGGAACTTTCCCTGTTTCCTTCGGAAGAGTCTCGCGACCGGCTCTACGCCACACTGGCCGAGCAGAAGCAACTGACCACAACCGTGGTGGGGCAGGCCCCAGATGGCAATGTGGCTGAACTGACCCTGTGCCTGTCGCTGGCCGAGGTTGGCGGCCGGCGCTACATGGTCATTTACACCAAGTTCATGAACACCCTGCTGGACGAGACGCATCAGGTGGAGCAGCGCCTGCGGGATGTCCTGGCGGTGGTGCCGGGCGTGATTTACCAGTACCGCTACGATGCTGCCAGGAAAGGACGCTTTACCTACCTGAGCAACAAGACGGAAGCCCTGTGCGGGATCACAGCCAAGGACATCGTGATGCATGAAGGCTGTTTCTGGGAGCACGTGCCGTACGAACATCGGCGCGAGGCCCGGGACAGCTTCGCAGCGGCAGCCGCCAACCGCAGCCCGTGGGAGTGGAAGTTTCCGCTCCGCCACGTGCGCACGGGTGAAGAACACTGGTTTTACTGCATTGCTTTTCCGAAGATGCTGCCTGACGGGGGTACGCTGTGGACAGGTTTTGTTTCTGACATCACCCAACTGCACCGCCTGCAGGAAGCGCAGCAGGCTGCCCAGACGCTGCTCCAGGAAGAGCGCCTCCAGAAAAACAAACTGGAGTCACTGGGGACGCTGGCCGGCGGCATTGCCCACGATGTCAACAACCTGCTGGCCGTGCTCACCGGCAATCTGGGCCTTATCAAACGCGATACGTCCCTGGGAGAGGAAAGCCAGCGCCGGCTGGAATCCATCGAGCGCGCTACGGAACGCGCCAAATTGCTCGCCAAACAGCTTTTGACCTTTGCCAAGGGCGGCGACCCGGTTCTGGAAAGTGTCTCGCCGGAAGTCTTCGTGGTTGAGCCCATGCAGTACATCCTGGAAGGCCGCGGCGTGGATGTCACCTTCCATCTCGCTACACCCCTGTGGCGTGTGCGGGCGGATGTCGGCCAACTGAGTCAGGTGTTTCAGAACCTGGCCACCAATGCGGCGGATGCCATGCCGGAGGGCGGGCAGGTGCGGGTGCATCTTCAGAACCGTACCCTGGGGGAACAGGATGTGCCGGGCCTGGCGGCGGGTGATTATGTACACATCAGCGTCACCGACACCGGCTCCGGGATTGCACCGGAACATCTGTCACGGGTTTTTGATCCCTACTTTACGACCAAAGCCGAGGGCTATGGTCTGGGGCTGGCGATTGTCTATAGCGTGATTTCCAAGCATGGCGGCCACATCGCCGTGACTTCAACCCTGGGCGTCGGGACACGTTTCGATGTCTATCTGCCGGCCAGAAAAACCATGGAAGTCACGCTGGAATCGGCAGTGCTGACCGGGGATGAAGCTGACCGGATTGCCAACCGCCGCCTGCTGGTGATGGATGACGATGAGTTGGTTCGGGAAATGCTCGGCACGGCGCTGGAAACCTTTGGCTATGGGGTCGTGGCCTGTCGGGCGGGAGAAGAAGCCATTGAACGCTACCAGGCAGCCATGGCGAATGGTTCTCCCTTTCTGGCGGTGATTCTCGACCTGCACATCAACCGTGGAATGGGGGGACGGGAAACGCTGGAGCGGTTGCGGCAGCTTGATCCGCAGGTGACGGCCATTGTCTGTAGCGGCTATCACGACGACAGCATCATGGCGAACTACCGCCTCTACGGCTTCGCGGCCAAGCTGCCCAAACCGTTTGACATCGAAGCCTTGGGCGCTGTTCTCGGCCGGCTGTTTCCTGACGCATCCAAGCCATGA
- a CDS encoding FAD-binding oxidoreductase has translation MSLAQRTVRLTSWGRFPVAMAKVARPARQGDLVGLLGDDTHPSLIGRGYGRSYGDAALNTSGVVVEQVHFDRLLAFDETTGVLVAEAGLRLKDILEVFVPRGWFLPVTPGTKYVSLGGALACDIHGKNHHGDGSFSSHVEWFDLLTADGQVRRCSRTEQSDLFWATAGGMGLTGIILTVALKLRRIETAYVSVDYRRTRDLDETLERCDAEDHRYRYAVCWIDCLARGKHLGRSVLMRGDHLPLADLPARYRTQPLRLPRKPEVTVPFSFPNGVINAWTVRAFNIVFYHKHPKATSGVVVDFDSYFYPLDAVLEWNRVYGRRGFIQYQPVIPLETSRATLIRLLEELSRAGIASFLAVLKRFGPQEGLLSFPMPGYTLALDIPVSGDAMFALLDKLDALVVQAGGRIYLGKDARLKPQHLEAMYPQLPVWRRIKQTVDPEGRFSSDLARRVGLVPPD, from the coding sequence ATGAGCCTTGCCCAGCGTACCGTGCGTCTGACCAGTTGGGGACGTTTTCCGGTGGCCATGGCCAAGGTGGCGCGTCCGGCCCGGCAGGGCGACCTGGTGGGACTCCTCGGTGACGACACCCACCCTTCACTCATTGGGCGCGGTTATGGCCGCAGCTACGGCGACGCTGCCCTCAACACGTCGGGCGTCGTTGTCGAACAGGTGCATTTTGACCGCCTGCTGGCTTTCGACGAGACCACGGGTGTGCTTGTCGCTGAAGCCGGGCTGCGGCTCAAGGACATTCTGGAAGTGTTCGTTCCACGGGGTTGGTTTCTGCCGGTGACGCCGGGGACGAAGTACGTCAGCCTGGGCGGGGCGCTGGCCTGTGACATTCACGGAAAAAATCACCACGGCGACGGTTCGTTTTCCAGTCACGTGGAATGGTTTGACCTGCTGACTGCCGACGGCCAGGTGCGCCGCTGTTCCAGAACCGAACAGTCCGACCTGTTCTGGGCCACGGCCGGGGGCATGGGCCTGACCGGCATCATCCTGACGGTGGCGCTGAAGCTGCGCCGCATCGAGACGGCTTACGTCAGCGTGGATTACCGCCGCACCCGTGATCTGGATGAAACGCTGGAACGCTGTGACGCCGAAGACCACCGCTACCGCTATGCCGTATGCTGGATTGACTGCCTGGCCCGGGGAAAACATCTGGGGCGCAGCGTCCTGATGCGCGGCGATCACCTGCCGCTGGCCGACCTGCCGGCCCGCTACCGGACACAGCCACTCCGGCTGCCGCGCAAGCCCGAAGTGACCGTGCCCTTTTCCTTTCCCAATGGCGTCATCAATGCCTGGACGGTCCGGGCCTTCAACATCGTCTTTTACCACAAGCACCCGAAGGCAACGTCGGGTGTGGTCGTGGACTTCGATTCGTACTTTTATCCACTGGACGCCGTGCTCGAATGGAACCGGGTCTATGGCCGGCGTGGTTTCATTCAGTACCAGCCGGTAATTCCTCTGGAAACAAGCCGTGCAACGCTCATCAGGTTGTTGGAAGAACTCAGCCGGGCCGGAATCGCTTCGTTTCTGGCGGTGCTCAAGCGGTTCGGGCCCCAGGAAGGGCTGCTGTCCTTTCCCATGCCGGGCTACACGCTGGCGCTCGACATTCCGGTGAGCGGAGACGCCATGTTTGCCCTGCTCGACAAGCTGGATGCACTCGTCGTGCAGGCCGGTGGACGGATTTACCTCGGCAAAGATGCCCGCCTGAAACCGCAGCACCTGGAGGCGATGTATCCGCAGCTTCCAGTCTGGCGACGGATCAAGCAGACGGTTGATCCCGAAGGCCGGTTTTCGTCCGATCTGGCGCGGCGCGTGGGCCTTGTGCCGCCGGACTAG
- a CDS encoding tetratricopeptide repeat protein: protein MPFLRMRHHLWPVMLLVWSVLAWTAGAVTAQTQPPSARANIVVGTDERLFVTLAALNLAGFDAETPDAPPNEVRAQLLRDLQQTTPPEITEKLRAFWKQLPEAERHRPTLMGSAVALAMLARPLPDFTLPPAETLPPDVRPLAGLAPLIAEFATRAPVRAAFPKYAANYTAFTERLQSIADEETLRLLTFLHTQPIVTARDAPPIADLDTLTSANLPAGELRERTRRMFILPDLLGPVGRVVTRNDILNGADRRTYRRPGDEFFLVVSAPREAPNRAIRRALLRFLLEPVIARSGKLIADRRTAIVKLAGSLPNADPALKNNVFEIVRESLSRAIEARLSIQAARQAARQTDDDTERAQLQLADEEARVELLGVWERGGVLALHFFEQLAALDETGVDILDWLPRMVSAFDAERERRRPTELAALRARVEQRRQLVRAAPTAKSLSRIEQADDLLRAKKYAEARQLLGALLREDPQDARATFGLAELTAKQPSAVETDPAADESEQLAALQERLEQAVELYERAARLAKPEERWLASRAYVAIGRIYDFADRRPEAIAAYERAIALGDVRGGAYAEAVAGKERPFRPDKQP, encoded by the coding sequence ATGCCTTTCTTACGGATGCGACACCACCTCTGGCCCGTCATGCTTCTGGTCTGGTCGGTCCTGGCCTGGACGGCCGGAGCCGTCACCGCGCAAACCCAGCCCCCGTCAGCCCGGGCCAACATCGTCGTGGGAACGGACGAGCGGCTCTTCGTGACGCTCGCCGCGCTCAATCTGGCCGGCTTCGACGCCGAAACGCCGGACGCCCCGCCCAATGAGGTCCGGGCGCAACTGCTCCGCGATCTCCAGCAGACCACCCCGCCTGAAATCACGGAAAAGCTGCGCGCTTTCTGGAAACAGCTCCCTGAAGCCGAACGCCACCGCCCGACCCTCATGGGCAGCGCCGTGGCACTGGCCATGCTGGCGCGCCCGTTGCCGGACTTCACCCTGCCGCCAGCAGAAACCCTGCCGCCGGATGTGCGTCCACTGGCGGGTCTGGCGCCGCTGATCGCCGAATTTGCCACCCGCGCACCGGTACGGGCGGCATTTCCCAAATATGCCGCCAACTACACAGCCTTTACCGAACGGCTCCAGTCCATCGCCGACGAAGAAACCCTCCGCCTGCTGACGTTTCTGCACACGCAGCCCATCGTCACGGCCCGGGATGCGCCGCCCATCGCCGATCTCGACACCCTGACCAGCGCCAACCTGCCGGCCGGTGAACTCCGTGAACGCACCCGGCGGATGTTCATCCTGCCTGACCTGCTGGGCCCGGTGGGGCGGGTCGTCACACGCAATGACATTCTGAACGGTGCTGACCGGCGCACCTACCGCCGGCCCGGAGACGAGTTCTTTCTTGTCGTCAGCGCGCCACGGGAAGCCCCCAACCGGGCTATCCGGCGGGCATTGCTGCGCTTTCTTCTGGAGCCGGTCATTGCCCGTTCGGGCAAACTCATCGCTGACCGGCGTACTGCCATTGTGAAACTGGCCGGCAGCCTGCCCAATGCCGATCCGGCCCTGAAAAACAACGTCTTTGAAATCGTCCGGGAATCCCTGAGCCGGGCCATCGAGGCCCGCCTGTCCATTCAGGCGGCACGGCAGGCCGCGCGCCAGACGGACGATGACACCGAACGGGCCCAGCTTCAGCTTGCCGATGAAGAAGCGCGCGTCGAACTGCTGGGCGTCTGGGAGCGTGGCGGCGTTCTGGCCCTGCACTTCTTCGAGCAGCTTGCCGCGCTCGATGAAACCGGCGTGGATATTCTCGACTGGCTTCCCCGCATGGTGTCGGCTTTTGATGCGGAACGCGAACGCCGCCGCCCGACGGAACTGGCCGCCCTGCGCGCCCGGGTCGAACAGCGCCGGCAGCTCGTCCGCGCCGCGCCGACAGCCAAAAGCCTGTCCCGCATCGAGCAGGCGGATGACCTCCTGCGCGCCAAAAAATACGCCGAGGCACGGCAGTTGCTCGGAGCCCTGCTGCGTGAAGACCCCCAGGATGCCCGCGCCACGTTCGGCCTCGCGGAACTCACGGCCAAACAGCCGAGCGCCGTGGAAACGGACCCCGCCGCCGATGAAAGCGAACAGTTGGCCGCCCTCCAGGAACGGCTCGAACAGGCCGTCGAGCTGTATGAACGCGCGGCCCGGCTGGCCAAGCCCGAAGAACGCTGGCTGGCGTCGCGGGCCTACGTGGCCATCGGCCGGATTTACGATTTTGCCGACCGGCGGCCGGAAGCCATTGCCGCCTATGAGCGGGCCATCGCCCTTGGCGACGTACGGGGCGGTGCTTACGCCGAAGCTGTGGCCGGAAAGGAACGTCCGTTCCGCCCGGACAAACAGCCCTGA